One Isoptericola dokdonensis DS-3 genomic window, ACAGACCGGCGTCGTCGTCGGGACGCCGCCGCGTCGCGTGCCCGCCCGGCCCGGCTGGTGGTCGTGGCTGTGGGCGCAGGTGGCCGACGGTCGCAGCTGGCTCGCCGCCGCCTACCTCCTCGTCGCTCTCCTGCTCTACGAGGTGCTGTTCACGCTCGTCGTCGCCGCGTCCGCCGCGTCGGTGGCCGCCGTCGTGCTCGGCGTAGGGGCGCTCGCCGACGGCGACCTCCTCGGTCTGCTCGCGATCCCCGCCGCCGTGCTGCTCGTCTGGCTGGCGGCCGTCGTCGCCCAGCTCGGCAGCCTCGTCACCCTCCTGCTCGCTCGCGCCCTGCTCGGGCCGCCCCTCGACGCCGAGGCCCGAGCCGCCCAGCAGGCCGCCGAGCACCAGGCTCGCGCCGCCGAGTCCGCCGCCGCCACCGCCACCGCGCGCGCCGACGTCCTCACCGAGACCCGGGCCGCCGCCCTCGAGGCCGCCGACGCCGAGCGCCGCCGCATCGAGCGGGACCTGCACGACGGCGTCCAGCAGCGGCTCGTCGCCCTCGGCGTCACCCTCGGCACGGCCCGCCGCGAGGCGGAGCGCGACCCGTCCACCGCCGTCGCCGCCCTGGAGCACGCGCACGGCGAGGTCAAGGAGTCCCTCGCCGAGCTGCGCGACCTCGTGCGCGGCATCCACCCCGCCGTGCTCGCCGACCGCGGCCTCGACGCCGCCCTGTCGGCGCTCGCCGCCCGCAGCCCCGTCCCCGTCCGGGTCGAGGCGGGCACCGGCCTGGAACGCGCCGGCACGACGGCGCAGGCCGCCGCCTACTTCGTCGTCGCCGAAGCGCTGACGAACGTCGCCCGCCACGCCGACGCGGGCAGCGCCGTCGTGCGCGCCGCCGTCGTCGAGGACGACCGGGGCGGGCGGCTGCGCGTCGAGGTCGCCGACGACGGCCACGGCGGCGCCGAGCCGGCCCCCGGCAGCGGCCTGGCCGGCCTGCGCGGACGCGTCGCCGCCCTCGACGGCACCTTCGACCTGACCAGCCCGACCGGCGCTGGCACCCGACTGACCGTGGAGGTGCCGTGCGCATCGTGATCGCGGAGGACTCCGTCCTCCTGCTCGACGGGCTCGCCCGGCTGCTGCGTGCGGAGGGCCACGGCGTGGCCACGTTCCGCACCGCCGAGGAGATGGTGGCCGCGCTGACCCGCTCCGCCGACATGCTGCCGGACCTGCTCGTCACCGACGTGCGGATGCCGCCGTCGCACACCGACGAGGGCCTGCGCGCCGCCGTCCACCTGCGCTCGCTGCACCCCGACCTGCCCGTCCTCGTGCTGTCCCAGTACGTCGAGCAGCGGTACGCCGCCGAGCTGTTCGCCGCCGGCACCCGCGGCCTGGGCTACGTGCTCAAGGACCGCGTGGCCGACGTCGACGAGTTCCTCGGCGCGGTCGAGCGGGTCGCCTCCGGCGGCACCGTCCTCGACCCGGAGGTCGTCTCCCAGGTCCTCGCCCGGTCGCGCAGCGACCTCGGGGACCTCACCCGGCGCGAGCGCGAGGTCCTCGCGCTCATCGCCGAAGGACTGTCCAACGCCGCGATCGCGGAGCGGCTCGTCGTCGGCCTGCCCGCCGTCGAGAAGCACGTGACCAACATCCTCACCAAGCTGGGGCTGCCGCCCGACGCCGACACCCACCGGCGCGTGCTCGCGGTGCTCCGCTGGCTCGACCTGAACGGAGACCTGCGATGACCGAGACCCGAGACCTCAGCCCGGCGGGTGCTGTGCCCCCTGCCGACCCTCCCGGCCCGGCCGGAGGCGAACCCGCCCGTCCCCGCAGCGCCGTCGGCCGGGTGCTGCTCGTCGTCGGCGTGACGTTCGGGGCGCTCGCGGCCGTCTGGGGCGGCGTGCACCTCGTGGACCTCGCCCTGAACGACACCACCCGTGCCCAGGAGTCGTACGACGCCGTCGCGCGGGTCGAGCTCGTGGCCGACGGCGAGGTGACCGTCCGCGCCGCCGACGACGCCACCGGTGTCGAGGTGGAGGCGGTCTCCCGGGGCGGCCTCGTCACCCCGGAGTACTCGGCGCAGGAGATCGGCTCCGACGGCCTCGTCGTCACGAACGAGTGCCCCGCCTGGGCCGGGCTGGTGTCGTGGTCGTGCTCCGGCGGGCTGAACGCCGTCGTGCCCGCCGGGACCGAGGTCGTGGTGCGGACGTCGAACGGCGACGTGATCGCCGCGGGTCCCGTCGGGTCCGTGGACGTGCAGACCTCCAACGGCGAGGTGCAGGCCGACGGCGTCGGCGGTGACCTGGTCGCCCGGTCGTCCAACGGGGACGTCGAGGTGCGCTCCGTCACCGGCGACGCCGACGTGCGGACCTCCAACGGCAGCATCGACGTCTCCGGCGTGACCGGCGACCTCACCGCGCAGACGTCGAACGGCCGGGCCGAGGCGTCCGACGTCGGCGGGTCGGCGGACGTGCGTTCCAGCAACGGCCGCGTCGACGTCGCCGGGGTCGCGGGGGACGTGCTCGCCCGGACCTCGAACGGTGACGTGACCGTCGTCGGCGACGGGGAGCCCGTGCGGCTCACCCTCGACACGTCCAACGGCGACGAGATCATCGAGGGTCCGACCGACCCGGCCGCGACCCGCACGGTGGAGATCCGCAGCGCCAACGGGGACGTCGCCTACCTGGCCCCCTGACCGGCCGTCCCGCGGCGCCGACGACCACCCGCTCGTCGGCGCCGTGCTGCTCACAGGGTGGGCAGGCGCAGGCCGAACACATCGCGGGCCGCGCGCCGGGCCGCGTGGTGGCCGGCCATGCCGTGCACGCCCGGGCCGGGCGGCGTGGAGGCCGAGCACAGGAAGACGCCCCCGGCCTGGCGGTAGGGGTTCGCGGTCGGCGTCGGCCGGGCGATCATCCGCCACAGGTCCGGCGAGCCGCCGGCGATGTCCCCGCCGACGAGGCTCGGGTTGTGGTGGGCCATCTCGGCGGCGGGCGTGCAGCGGCTCGCCACGACGACGTCCCGCACCCCGGGCGCGAACCGTTCGAGCCGGCCCAGCACGTCCTGCGTGACGTCCCGGGTGGAGCCCGCCGGGACGTGCGCGTACGCCCACAGCGGGCGCAGGCCGCGCACCTCCCGGGTGGTGTCGACGACGGCGGGGTCGCTCACCAGGCACATCGGCGTCTCGGCGTGCCGGCCCGCCGCGACGGCCCCCTCGGCGCCCACCATCTCGGTGCGGGTGCCGCCCACGTGCACCGTCCCGGCGAGGCCGACCTCCGGGTCCGTCCACGGCACCGGGCCCGACAGCACGAGGTCGACCTTCGCGGCGGCGTTGCCGCGGGGGAACGCCGTCAGCGCCCGGCGTCGTGCGGGGCGCAGGACCGCCCCGAGGACGCGCACCAGCGTGGCCGGGTCCGTGTCGAACAGGTACGCGCGCGCCGGGGGCAGGTCGGCGCGCGTGCGCACCGGGTGGTCCGTGACGACCGTGCCGCCGTGCGCCGCCAGGTCCGCGAGCAGCGCCGCCGTGATCGCGCCGGAGCCGCCGCGGGGGATCGGCCAGCCCGCCCCGGCGTGCCCGAGCGTGGCGAGCAGCAGCGCGGTCCCCGCGGCGGCGAGGGAGGGCAGCGGGGTGATGGCGTGCGCGCCGACGCCGGTCAGCAGGGCGGCGGCCTCCGCCGTCCGGAACCGGGAGCCCCACGCGCGGGTGCCCTGCTCCAGCAGCCCGGCCCCGAACCGGGCGGCCGTGACCAGGCCGCCGACGTCGTCCGCCCCGGGCGGGAGCGAGCGCTTGTCGCCCATCGCGACGCCGACGACCGCGTCCCACCGGGCGGCGAGGGGGCCCAGCAGGCGTCGCCAGGCCGGGCCGTCGACGCCGAGCCGGCCCAGCGTGCGGTCCAGGTCCCGGTAGGCGATCCCGGCACGACCACCGGGCAGCGGCTGCGCGTACGACACCTCCGGCGTCAGCAGCTCCACGCCGTGCGCGGGCAGGTCGAACGCGCGGAAGAACGGCGACGCCCACGCCATCGGGTGGACGGCGGAGCAGACGTCGTGCACCACGCCGTCCGCCAGGCCGAGGTCCAGCGTGCGCGCACCCCCGCCCGGCGTGGGCTGCGCCTCCAGGACGGTGACCGACAGCCCGACCCGGGCGAGCGTCACCGCTGCTGACAGCCCGTTCGGGCCGGAGCCCACCACGACGACGTCGTTCATGGTGGCCACCCTAGGGCGACCGGTCCCGACGGGTGCTGCACCTTCTCCGCCGTCGGCGACCGATGGGTGAGGTTCCGCGGTGGCGTGAGGAGCGGCGCCGTGAATCCTCTGCCATCGGCGCGTGATGCGTGAGGAGGTGCGTCGCCGCCGGGTCAGAGCCGTGCGGCCAGCGCGGTGAGGGTCGGGGTCACCCCGGCGTCGACCTTGACGGTCGCGAGCGGGTCGCCACGGGTCTCGCCCCGGTTGACGATGACGACCGGCATCCCGGCCTTCGCCGCGTGCCGCACGAACCGCAGCCCGCTCATCACGGTGAGGCTCGTACCCGCCACGAGCAGTGCGTCGGCCGAGTCGACCAGGTCGAAGGCCCGCCGCACCCGCTCGCGCGGCACGTTCTCCCCGAAGTAGACGATCTCCGGCTTGAGCACCCCGCCGCAGAACTCACAGTCCGCGGGCCGGAAGTGCGACGTCCGCTCGATGACGGCGTCGGCGTCGGGCGCCACCTCGATGTCCGCGACCGTCGTGCCGCCGTGGAGCACCGACTCCACGAAGCCCGGGTTGAGCGCGTCCAGCCGCTCCGCGAGGTGCGCGCGCGAGATGACGCGCGAGCACTGGAGGCAGATGACGCGGTCGTAGCGTCCGTGCAGGTCGATGACGGTGCGCGAGCCGGCGTCCTCGTGCAGCAGGTCCACGTTCTGCGTGATGACGCCCCGCACGACGCCCCGCTCCTCCAGCTCCGCGAGCACCCGGTGCCCGGCGTTCGGGTGCGTGCGGCGCACGTGCTGCCAGCCCACGTGGTTGCGCGCCCAGTAATGGCGGCGGAACGCGTCGTCGCCGACGAACTGCTGGTACGTCATCGGGTTGCGCGGCGGCGAGTCGGGGGAGCGGTAGTCGGGGATGCCCGAGTCCGTGGAGACCCCCGCCCCGGTCAGCACGGTCAGGGTGCGGCCCTCCAGCACGCGGGCGGCGTCGTCCACCGTGCCGTGGTGCACCACCGCGTCCGGCGGCAGCTCCCAGCGGCGGTCCTGGTAGGTCGGGGCGAGCGGTCGGGCGGCGGGCTGCACCGTTCGAGCGTACGTCGGTCGGCCGTCCGACGACGTCGTTCACCGGCGCCGCGCGGACGGAGGGCACCGAGATGTTCATCGGACGTTCGTCGACATCTCGGGCACCGGCTGGGAGCATCCGAGACGTGCGCCGAACATCTCGCCTGGTCACCGTCCTCCTCGCAGCCCTCTCGCTCGTCCTCGTCGGTCTCGTGCCGGCAGAGGCGGCCCCTCCCAGGGGGACCGGGACGTTCACGCTCAAGCAGGTCGACCTCGACGTCACCGTGTCGATGGCCGACGTCGTCGTGGGGCCGTCGCCGAAGGTGGCCCGGATGTGGTTCACGTTCGACCACCCGCGCGAACGCCTGTCGCTCGACGGCAGCGGCAAGAGCGTGGTTTCCGTCGACGGTCCAGGCATCAGCTCGCTCGGGATCGCCTACCTCGTCAAGACGTCGGAGCGTCGCGCCTACGCCGACTTCGTGCTGTCCGCCGGGGACCGGCCCGGGACCTACGCCGCCACCGTGGAGCTGCGGACGACGGTGGACGGCCAGGACTACGTCTTCTTCCGCGAGAACGCCGTCTCGTTCCAGGTGCGACGAGCCACCCAGGCGTCGGCGTCGGCGAAGCGATCGGGCGGGAAGGCCGTCGTCACCGGGCGCCTGACGCGATGGCAGGACGTCGAGCATCGGACGGCGATCGCTCGACGACCCGTCGCGGGGGCCGCGGTGCGACTGTCGTTCGACCCGAAGGGCAAGGCCGGGGCACGGTATGTGACGACCGTCCGCACCGACGGCGACGGCCGATTCCGCAAGGTCCTCCGGGATCGGGGCAAGGGACGGTGGGTCGCCTCCTACCGGGGGAGCGCACAGCAGGCGCCGTCGTGGGCACGGCCGACGGGAGCGAAGGAACCGGCCGTCGACCACTGGTTCTCGCGCAGCCGGACCACGGACGGCACGAGGGTCACGATGAAGGTCCGCACGCGGGACGTGGTCGTCAAGGGCGCGTCGACGAAGACCCGTGTCGACGTCGAGTGGTCCGCCTCCGGTCCCGGTCGGCTGGAGCACGGGACGACGTACGTCTGTGCGTCGAGCCGGATCGGCCGCTACGAGGGGGGCTGCTCCACGGTGCGCAAGGACGGCCCGAACAAGGTGTACGCACACCTGTACCTGGGGCCGGACGAACCTGCCGGGGTCTACGACGTCGAGGTCTGGGCGGACCCGGAGGTCCGCACGACGTCCGGGACGTCGTTCACCTACTTCCCGACCGCGCGGGCCGGGAGCTTCCGTGTCAGCAAGGCGACGCGGACGAACGTGCGGGTGAGCGACACGTCGGTCCGCCAGGGTGAGCGGGTCGTCGTGTCCGGCAGGCTGCGCATGCCGTCGCAGCTGGACCGGTGGAACTACGGGGGCTGGCGCGGTGCCGCCGGGGAGAAGGTCAAGATCTACTTCGACCCGAAGGGCTCCCGTGGCCCGGTGCTCAAGGGTTCCGACACGGTGGGTGCCGACGGGCGGTTCCGGCAGACGTTCGCCGTGCGCAAGTCGGGGACGTGGGTCGTGAGGTACGCGGGGTCGTCGGTGGCGCACCTGCGGCCGTCGTCGGCGAAGGTGTCCGTGGTGGTGCGCTGATCATCGTGATGGTCTCCGCCGAGCGTCTCTGAAAGTCGGGATCCGCCGCCGTATGGCCGACATTCAGAGACGCTCGGCGGAGATTGCACCCTTGACGAACCGTTGGGCAAGCGGTTACCTTACGAGAAACCGGTTTCTCGCGTCGATCACCGCAGAACGACGCGCATCTCGACGAGGAGATCCATGACACCGATCGGGCGGACCCTCCGCACGTCGCTGGCAGCCCTGGCCGCCGCGGCGCTCACCCTCACCCCCGCGGTCACCGCGTCCGCCGTCGGACCGGCGGGCGCCTTCGACGCGAACGACCTCACCCCCGGCAACATCACCGCGGACCTCGTGGTGGGGGACTTCACCGTCAAGGCCACCGCCGCCAAGGGCGTGACCGTCGACGCGTCGGACCGCACCTCCGACCGCGGCGACGTCTACACCCAGCGCGTCAAGCTCAACGGCTCCGGCGACGCCGCCCAGCGCTCCCTGCAGCTCACCGCCGAGGGCCCCGGCGAGGTGATCGTCCACGCCCGCAGCGGCAGCGGCACCGCCGACCGCGCGCTCGCGCTCTACGACGCCGCGTGGACGCCGCTGGACACCGCGCCGGCGCTCGCCGACGACGGCAGCCGCACCATCACCACCGAGACCCTCGACATCCCGGCCGCCGGGACGTACTGGATCGCGTCCCCGAGCTCGGGCGTCAACCTCTACTACGCCGAGATCAGCGACGGCTCCGCGCCGCAGCGCGCCCCGTGGACCGACGTCGCCGCACCCGTCGTGGACGCCGTCGAGGTCGACCCGGCCGACCCGTCGAGCCTGCTCGTGCACTACACGGGTCTGCTCGGCGAGGACGGCGCCGACGTCGCGCACGCCGTCCTCACGGACGCCGCGGGCGCCGAGGTGGACCGCGCGTTCACCGCGACCGACGGCACCTCCGGCACGATCGCGCTGTCCCCGCCGTCGTCCGGCACCTACACCGTGCAGGTCGAGCTCACCCGCTCCGGGGAAGCCGACGGCCTCGTCTCCGAGCCCGTGGCCGCCCCCGCGTTCCGGCTGCCCCTCGGTGCGCCCGCCGTGACCGGGGCGCTGACCTCCGGCGTGAGCGGCGGCCAGGCCACCGTCACCGTCGACTGGGGCGCCGTCGCCGAGGCCGAGACCTACTCGGTGCAGACCGCCCAGGGTGGCGACTTCACGGACGCCGTCACCGGCGTCACCGGCACCACCGCGGACGTCGCCGGCCTCACGCCGGGCGGCGTCTACCAGGTGCGCGTCGTCGCCCACCGCGGCACCGACTCCACCGCGGGCGAGCCGACCGAGGTCACCGTGGCCGCCGCCGTCGAGCGCTGGCAGTCCGCCGACATCGGCTCCAACGCGAACTCCGGCGGGTCGATCGTCGAGAACGCCGACGGCACCATCACGTTCGACGCGCGCGCCAGCTCGACCAAGCTCGCCTCCTCCGAGGACGGGTTCCAATACCACTACACGGAGATCGACCCCGAGACGGAGAACTTCACGCTCACCGCGACGTTCACCGTGGACGACGCCGCCGCGAAGGACAACCAGTCCGGCTTCGGCGTGCTCGCCGTCGACACCCTCACCCCCGGCGTCTCCGCCGCCCGCTACATGAACTCCGCGGGCGCCCTCATCACCCGCTACGGCGAGGGCACCGGCACCGTGAGCGACGGCACCCCCGGCGCGCGGTTCGTGCACGGGTACACCGGCGCACCGACCGACAACACCGCCGGGGCGCGCGACTCCTCCGACTCGGTCGTCTTCGACGAGACGTGGCGCTCCGACGTCGCGACCGGCCCCAAGTTCGCCACCGGCGACGTGTTCACGCTCAGCCTGCGCAAGTCGAACACCGGCTACCACGCGACCTGGCTGCGTGACGCCGCCGACGGCGGGGACGTCGAGGTCATCCAGTACGACCCCGACATGCTGCTCCAGCAGGACGGCGAGCGCCTCTACGTCGGCATGGCCGTCGCCCGCAAGATCATGGTGACGGTCTCCGACTGGGAGCTCACCACGATCCTGCCGGCCGACGACGAGGCCGCCCAGGAGCCGCCGACCGAGTACGTCCCGGCGACCCTCGGCGTCGACATCACCTCGACGACGCCGCACGACAGCCTCGACATCCCCCTCGTCGCGAACATGTACGGCACCGGGCAGATCCTCGACGCCGCCGGTGACGTCGTCGTCGACGGCGTCGCGCTCGCTCCCGGCGAGCGGGCGCTCGCCACCGTGGAGCTGGCCGACGGCGTCAACGAGCTCACCGCGCGGCTCCTCCCGGACGCCGAGCAGCCGCACCTCGGCGAGCGGGAGGAGATCGAGTCCACCGACCCGGTCGACGTGCCGCTCACCATCACGGTGAAGGCGTACGGCGAGCCCGGCCAGTCCCTCCGGGTCGCGCCCGACGGCACCCCCGACGGCGCCGGCACCACCGCCGACCCGCTCGACCTGCACACCGCCGTGGGCTTCGCCCAGCCCGGCCAGCAGATCGTGCTCGCCGGCGGCGACTACGCCCTCGACCGCAAGGTCGTCGTCGAGCGCGGCCGCGACGGCACGCCCGACGCGCCCATCACGCTCATGTCCGAGCCGGGGGCCCGCGCGACCCTCGACCTCGCCGGTTCGCCCGACGGCGGACTCGTGCTCCGCGGCGACTGGTGGCACGTCTACGACCTGGAGATCACCGGGTCGCGCGACAAGGCCAAGCCGATGCTCATCGAGGGCAACCACAACGTCGTCGAACGCGTCGAGTCGCACCACAACGCCGACACCGGCATCCAGATCTCCGGCCGCAGCGCCGAGCCGCCGTCGATGTGGCCGTCGCACAACCTCGTCGTGTCCTCCGAGTCGCACAACAACGCCGACCCGGGCGGCAACGACGCGGACGGGTTCGGCGTCAAGCTCACCGTCGGCGAGGGCAACGTGCTGCGGCACAACATCGCCCACCACAACATCGACGACGGCTGGGACCTCTACGCCAAGTCGACCACCGGACCCATCGGCACCGTGATCGTCGAGGACTCCGTCGCGTACGCCAACGGGTTCCTCGAGGCCGACCCGAGCAAGACGGGCGAGGGCAACGGGTTCAAGCTCGGCGGCGAGTCCATGCCGGGCGACCACCTGCTGCGCAACTCGCTCAGCTATGGCAACCTCGGCACCGGCGTCACGTCGAACTCCGGGCCCGACGTCCGGCTGCGCGACGTCACCACCGTCAGCAACGACCGCGGCGTCCGCCTCGAGACCAACGCCGCCACCACGGCGTACGAGGCGACCGGCGTCATCTCCTGGCAGAACCCCACCGTCGACCTGCTCGACCTCCAGCAGGCCGACACCTCCCTGCTGACCGACCCGTCGAACCACTGGCACCTCGGCGCCGGGACCGACGTCGACGCCTCCTGGTTCGTCTCCACCGACGAGACCCTGCGCCCCGAGATCGCCGCCGACGGATCCGTCGAGATGCACGGGCTCTACGAGCTGACCGACGCCGCACCGGCCGACACGGGCGCACGCTTCGTGCCCGTCGAGGACCCGACCGTCATCGACGTCCTGCCCGAGGTCTCCGCCGGCGAGCCCGGCCCCGCCGCCTGGTACGACACCGCCGTGTACGTGCGTGGCGACGTCGTCCAGCACGACGGCGTCGTCTACGAGGCCCGCTGGTGGACCCGCAACCAGGAGCCCGGTGCCCCCGGCTACGGGCCGTGGGCGGAGGTCGGCCCCGCCGACGCCGCCCCCGCCGTCGCCGAGTGCGCCCCCGCCTGGGACCCGCGGACCGTCTACACCGGCGGAGAGATCGTCTCCTTCGACGGCCTCAACCACCGCGCCCTGTGGTGGACGCTCCGCCAGGAGCCGGGTGCCTCCGTCTGGGGTGCCTGGTCGGCGGTCGAGGCCTGCGCCTGACGAGCGTGTGCTGACCGACGCCGGCTTCGAGCTGGCGTCGGTCAGCTTTCCGCTCGGTGTCAGGTCCGGTGTGGGTGTCGGTCCGGCCGGTGGAGGGGTGCCGCGCGTCGTCGCGTTCACGGGCCCCAGGGGGCCCTCCACTCCCGGTCTGACGACGACGCGCGGCACCCCTCCACCGGCCTTCGGCGTCCGGGCCTGCACCCTTGGCGCGAGTCAGCGCAGGTCCAGCCGAGTCAGCGCAAGAAACGGCCAGTCAGCGCAGGTCGGCGCGAGTCAGCGTACGAAACGGCCAGTCATCGCAAGCGGGTGGTCAGTCAGCGCAAGAGCTGCCGAGTCAGCGTAAGTAGGGACCAGTCAGCGCTCGTGTTCGT contains:
- a CDS encoding DUF4097 family beta strand repeat-containing protein, with the translated sequence MTETRDLSPAGAVPPADPPGPAGGEPARPRSAVGRVLLVVGVTFGALAAVWGGVHLVDLALNDTTRAQESYDAVARVELVADGEVTVRAADDATGVEVEAVSRGGLVTPEYSAQEIGSDGLVVTNECPAWAGLVSWSCSGGLNAVVPAGTEVVVRTSNGDVIAAGPVGSVDVQTSNGEVQADGVGGDLVARSSNGDVEVRSVTGDADVRTSNGSIDVSGVTGDLTAQTSNGRAEASDVGGSADVRSSNGRVDVAGVAGDVLARTSNGDVTVVGDGEPVRLTLDTSNGDEIIEGPTDPAATRTVEIRSANGDVAYLAP
- a CDS encoding sensor histidine kinase produces the protein MTIPAPTSRVAPALTDLRGLLRAPWARATFDGVAQIVVGWFWLLVVGLPLWILVVTSVGLVPALGIGLLLLPLTLGLARGFGAVERARLAAQTGVVVGTPPRRVPARPGWWSWLWAQVADGRSWLAAAYLLVALLLYEVLFTLVVAASAASVAAVVLGVGALADGDLLGLLAIPAAVLLVWLAAVVAQLGSLVTLLLARALLGPPLDAEARAAQQAAEHQARAAESAAATATARADVLTETRAAALEAADAERRRIERDLHDGVQQRLVALGVTLGTARREAERDPSTAVAALEHAHGEVKESLAELRDLVRGIHPAVLADRGLDAALSALAARSPVPVRVEAGTGLERAGTTAQAAAYFVVAEALTNVARHADAGSAVVRAAVVEDDRGGRLRVEVADDGHGGAEPAPGSGLAGLRGRVAALDGTFDLTSPTGAGTRLTVEVPCAS
- a CDS encoding NAD-dependent protein deacetylase, with translation MPPDAVVHHGTVDDAARVLEGRTLTVLTGAGVSTDSGIPDYRSPDSPPRNPMTYQQFVGDDAFRRHYWARNHVGWQHVRRTHPNAGHRVLAELEERGVVRGVITQNVDLLHEDAGSRTVIDLHGRYDRVICLQCSRVISRAHLAERLDALNPGFVESVLHGGTTVADIEVAPDADAVIERTSHFRPADCEFCGGVLKPEIVYFGENVPRERVRRAFDLVDSADALLVAGTSLTVMSGLRFVRHAAKAGMPVVIVNRGETRGDPLATVKVDAGVTPTLTALAARL
- a CDS encoding response regulator transcription factor; this encodes MRIVIAEDSVLLLDGLARLLRAEGHGVATFRTAEEMVAALTRSADMLPDLLVTDVRMPPSHTDEGLRAAVHLRSLHPDLPVLVLSQYVEQRYAAELFAAGTRGLGYVLKDRVADVDEFLGAVERVASGGTVLDPEVVSQVLARSRSDLGDLTRREREVLALIAEGLSNAAIAERLVVGLPAVEKHVTNILTKLGLPPDADTHRRVLAVLRWLDLNGDLR
- a CDS encoding carbohydrate-binding protein, which translates into the protein MTPIGRTLRTSLAALAAAALTLTPAVTASAVGPAGAFDANDLTPGNITADLVVGDFTVKATAAKGVTVDASDRTSDRGDVYTQRVKLNGSGDAAQRSLQLTAEGPGEVIVHARSGSGTADRALALYDAAWTPLDTAPALADDGSRTITTETLDIPAAGTYWIASPSSGVNLYYAEISDGSAPQRAPWTDVAAPVVDAVEVDPADPSSLLVHYTGLLGEDGADVAHAVLTDAAGAEVDRAFTATDGTSGTIALSPPSSGTYTVQVELTRSGEADGLVSEPVAAPAFRLPLGAPAVTGALTSGVSGGQATVTVDWGAVAEAETYSVQTAQGGDFTDAVTGVTGTTADVAGLTPGGVYQVRVVAHRGTDSTAGEPTEVTVAAAVERWQSADIGSNANSGGSIVENADGTITFDARASSTKLASSEDGFQYHYTEIDPETENFTLTATFTVDDAAAKDNQSGFGVLAVDTLTPGVSAARYMNSAGALITRYGEGTGTVSDGTPGARFVHGYTGAPTDNTAGARDSSDSVVFDETWRSDVATGPKFATGDVFTLSLRKSNTGYHATWLRDAADGGDVEVIQYDPDMLLQQDGERLYVGMAVARKIMVTVSDWELTTILPADDEAAQEPPTEYVPATLGVDITSTTPHDSLDIPLVANMYGTGQILDAAGDVVVDGVALAPGERALATVELADGVNELTARLLPDAEQPHLGEREEIESTDPVDVPLTITVKAYGEPGQSLRVAPDGTPDGAGTTADPLDLHTAVGFAQPGQQIVLAGGDYALDRKVVVERGRDGTPDAPITLMSEPGARATLDLAGSPDGGLVLRGDWWHVYDLEITGSRDKAKPMLIEGNHNVVERVESHHNADTGIQISGRSAEPPSMWPSHNLVVSSESHNNADPGGNDADGFGVKLTVGEGNVLRHNIAHHNIDDGWDLYAKSTTGPIGTVIVEDSVAYANGFLEADPSKTGEGNGFKLGGESMPGDHLLRNSLSYGNLGTGVTSNSGPDVRLRDVTTVSNDRGVRLETNAATTAYEATGVISWQNPTVDLLDLQQADTSLLTDPSNHWHLGAGTDVDASWFVSTDETLRPEIAADGSVEMHGLYELTDAAPADTGARFVPVEDPTVIDVLPEVSAGEPGPAAWYDTAVYVRGDVVQHDGVVYEARWWTRNQEPGAPGYGPWAEVGPADAAPAVAECAPAWDPRTVYTGGEIVSFDGLNHRALWWTLRQEPGASVWGAWSAVEACA
- a CDS encoding phytoene desaturase family protein — protein: MNDVVVVGSGPNGLSAAVTLARVGLSVTVLEAQPTPGGGARTLDLGLADGVVHDVCSAVHPMAWASPFFRAFDLPAHGVELLTPEVSYAQPLPGGRAGIAYRDLDRTLGRLGVDGPAWRRLLGPLAARWDAVVGVAMGDKRSLPPGADDVGGLVTAARFGAGLLEQGTRAWGSRFRTAEAAALLTGVGAHAITPLPSLAAAGTALLLATLGHAGAGWPIPRGGSGAITAALLADLAAHGGTVVTDHPVRTRADLPPARAYLFDTDPATLVRVLGAVLRPARRRALTAFPRGNAAAKVDLVLSGPVPWTDPEVGLAGTVHVGGTRTEMVGAEGAVAAGRHAETPMCLVSDPAVVDTTREVRGLRPLWAYAHVPAGSTRDVTQDVLGRLERFAPGVRDVVVASRCTPAAEMAHHNPSLVGGDIAGGSPDLWRMIARPTPTANPYRQAGGVFLCSASTPPGPGVHGMAGHHAARRAARDVFGLRLPTL